aattgattattctaataataataaagttaaactTTAGCACATTGTGCAGATTTTTCCCTTTAACCTCTTCAGTcgtttatattaaatattagaaGTGCtttaaaagattcaaataaattatttaattccttattcaataagaaaacaaacattttattgcttagCCAGTAAAATCATTAATTTAGTGAATACTTTATCATTTGTATCAagaggattattattattattattattattattattattattatgccattattttatttcaatcatttattttaatttgaaggtGAAAGGTTCAGTCCTTTCTGCTTAGATTATTTTCtggattaaccaattaataatctGATTGTTCAATAGATCGGTTTcaaggtgaagctaaaactgtaactttttaaatcttaaatgcaaaatgtttgtatttcctgCAGTTTTGGCTTCAAATATCCTTCTTTTGACTTTATATACTCCAGTAGCGACTGATTGATTCctgaatatttcacaaattgATTAATCTCGATTAATCGTCTCGACTGTAAGCTGAGGCTAACAGAGCAGAACGTTTCCAGCCCTGACCTCTGGGCTTCATTTGCTTTGTGAACGCTGGGggataaaaacctgaaatgaaatCAGTTTTCGGTCAGTTTGGTTCCGGGTCAGAACCGTAGAACAGCCTGGAGCTCATGAACATTTCCAGACTGTTGGAGACgaagctgatgatgatgaagaggagcgtCTTACCTTCACCCATGGGGATGAGAGACGGGGAGCTGTGGGATCCTTCAGGCATCACCTGTCTTCCATAAACGGACCGGCTGACGGGAAAACTGACGACCTGGAGCGAACAGAACCACAGGGTGAATCCACctgcagcaggtgaggcagGTCACATGACCTGCTGCGTCTGCAGGGTAAAAACATGAGGGCAAAACAGGAAGGGCACCAGGGAGCCAgacggaccggaccggaccggaccggttATTTGGCTCCCCCAAACAACATGTCCACACCAGATGCTTTATCGTATGTGGGTAGCATGGCTGCTATCATTAGCGTCACTGGTAATTAGCTTATATCAAATTTTGTggccaatatatatatatatataagtttttAACGGCTCTGTTAAAAACTTCTTCCTGGAGCGTCATGGAAAAACTTTCCTCTGAAATGAGGTTgggatttaaaaacagaaacactttgaatAAAATTCAGAGTTAAAGTTAGAGACAATAATCCAGTGTCTGTAAAACACTGCAGATGATCAACGATCTACAgacaaaatccagtttttccTCTTATTCTCTGGtttttctgattcatttttcatttcctaAACTCTAATAAAATGTCgcaaaattacacaaaagtcATCAGCAGCAACAGCTAAACTAGATGAAGGTTTGATCCATGAATAAAACTCTGGTTCAGACTTTAACAAGGAACAAATTTTATGATCAGGGAAGTCCAAACATGTTTAAGAGTTTTCAAGAAGCATATTTCCAGAACTATTTCACCCAAGAAAGcaaatttttaaagattatacaaaaaaattcagaattatGGTTACAATTTCCACATATTTCCAAAAACCCACATGGGAATGGAGGAAGATGGATGGACTGATGCGACTTCCGGGCTGCAGGTTTTTCCATATTCTGTTTTCGTGGAaccattttgtttgtatttttcctccatgcccatatttgttttcttccaccTGCGAGAATGAGTTCATTCAGGCCGAAAAGCAtgactgagcatgctcagattGCAACACATCAGATCACTATCAGTTACCTTGGCAACACTTGACAAGCTCTTCAAGTCAGACTGTCTTAAAAGTTGTAGCACTTCACGATTTACTTGCcctttagacattttaaaactcttcCATAAAACTGTATCCAATGCCAACGAacttctcttttcattttccccATTTGTGATTTTTCCAGCTTGtctgcagcaacaaaaacatcatcACATTTGTTCACAGATTTATCTGAAACTACTCGACAATCTGTTGTTTTCGTCTGTATAAATTTTTAGTAACCGGCGGCGTAATCTGATAAAACCCGAGGAATTTGCTCCCATTGGGCCGTTCTGGCTCGGCGCTGCGCTGAAGGAATTTATCGGCAGGTGGCTTCGgacaaaataggaaaaattATATTGTCTTAACAATAAAAGATAAGTTGTACACAAAGCCCTTGCcggattaaaagtaaaatatttttggccaaaaaataatcataatttttaCCATGAGGCAGTTTCTTGTCTTGAAAAGTTACGTATTTCTAAATCACCCGTTTTCTTGAGGAGGTTCTGTACAGAGCATCCAGGGGCGGGAGGAGCCCCACCTACCAGCTCCGGTTCGGGTTTAAACTCGCAGAGATTCAGACAAACTTAAAAGtttgcaaaactgaaactggacagattctggttctggttctgacccaattACTTCATTGCCTAAAGGGGAGCGGAACCAGCTGTGTGTGACAACCTGGGCAGAACCGCGCACACTTCAGACACTCGCACCCAGAACCCCCCCGGAGCCGGAACCGGACCAGCGACCCGGACCACTGACCCAAACCCCCGACACGGGACGTTGAGCAGAATATGCGGACTCACCTGAGCGCAGGTTCATGAacccagagaaaacccacaGAGACTCCGCAGCAGCTTAAAATCCAACTAAACAGTTTCCTCAACGTCCGAGAGTCTTCAACTACTGCGCATGCGCACGATTTAAAACAGGTAAAACTgagaaataacaacaaaaacaaaacaaaagagaaaaaagttgaataaaaaccCTATTGTAACCTCAAATATTGCAGGACCAAAACCAAAACTggagcagataaaaaaaatacataaatatattaatattaattaaacacaCCTGCAGTACTCGCATGCAACCAGAAGAGAGCAGCAAAGATTGCACTTTAGTGACTGggtgaaaataactttttaaaatcaaaaaacaaatttaagtatcagacagaaaatagaggggaaaaaataatttttcaaatcaCATGAGAAAATAGTTATCCAAACCAACTTGGgcctaaatgaaaaattaatggTTACATCACAAATGAACGGGAATAAAACCAGTTATTCGAGCTGGAAACGGTTCACAAGGCAGTCTGTGGACTGATGGAACAAAAATGTACCGTTCTGGAGGGTTTGAAGTAAAATTAACAGcatttcagaaccagaacatcataTTTACAGTCATACACGGAGGCGGtagtgtgatgctgtgggctgttttactgctgcagaacctggaggaaTTAGTGTAACCAAACAATGATCCACCACACGCCAGCACGTCCAGTACTGAATCACtatgaaagcaaaaataaatacttaggaatggcctagtcaaatcaACACTTCAATCTGATGACCTTACAGTCACCCAAACAGAGGGGGTCCAAACTCCTTCAGTGTGATGTTAAAAACACATCACCAGTTATCACAAACACTCGATCAGGAGCAGCCAGTTATCAGGTCTAGGGTGTGATTACTTTTTCCTCACGGGTCCAGATTGGTTCTGagttttttccattaataaatgtaatcatttaaaaaatgttttttaaagttacacgggttttctctgtctgacatcaacattaatttgtttatcTGGAACTTTAAATAggacaaaaactgaagaaatctgAAAGGGGTGAAAactttttgcctgtttttcGTTCAGTTTTTGAAAGACGAGCAGACTGGCGTGGATTCTGTTCCGAAACATAAAAGATTAGAAATCAGCCGGTTCTGTTTGTGTGACAGAGACGTTGTGTGAAAACTGGAAAACGTGGTAAAAAGATTGAGAACTTCTGCAGAAATGGATGATATGAAATTAAACTGCCAAAGCAAATAATAACCTTAAAcgtcactttttaaattaatttatctttaaagTTCTGCTTCACTgagttttaaactgtttatttgatGCTCTTGTTGTTAAATGTATCCCAGAAATTGGATAAAACGTTTTTTGCGACtctttttgcttctttcctgGTAACTTTGTGAAAAATTGGAAACTTGTTTGTGACTCCTCCTCCTTTCCTGACGAGGTTCCCACCGGctgcttcctgcttctggaCACAAACAAGTTTAGCAACATCTCGGCGCGAGGCTTCGGTCTGCACCTCAGGTCAACAGCAGCACAACGGAGAACATGAAGCGACATCAGGCGAGTCTCAGCCTGTTGGagaacaaagacacaaacacgGAGATTCCATCGCTGAAACCGGTTATCCGCCTGCTCCTATCAAATTAAAAACCTCTTTGCTCTTCCTGCAGGGACAGCGAAGAGCAAAGAGACTTTGAGGTTTCACAGAAAAACcgtttatgatttaaaaaactggaaaccaAAATAGTTAATAAATTTGGAGGtaggaaattaaaacaaaccagtCATCAGcataaagtgaaacattttattcagtgtGACGTTTCTGAAAGTCCTGAAGGTTTTTTATTGTGTCAAATGGATCTTGGCAAAAATAACCAGGAAGAGAACTGAAGTGTCtctttaaggttttaattttagatcATTATTGTAAACTGATGGAAGTATTTGACCTTTGACACATGGACAACAGCTGGagaacatgtggaaaaaaaactttaaataacttaatatttgaTGAAAGGAGCTTAAACTCAGTGGAGCTTTGGATCAGCTGGAGGATTTTGGACTTcctgaaagtaaaaaattacagaaaaaattttttcaggatgttttttCAGTCCATCATAAATTAAACATGGATGAGTTTTTATTGTCACTCCTGGACAAGAAGTTTCTACTTTCAGCATTATTCCTGAGATGAGAAGAGAAAATCCTAGaaacaaccaacaaaaaatattttttgaacacctttgacactttttccttccactcagctTTCTGTAACTTTGCTTTGATACAGCACTCTCAACAACGTTACAATTTGACAATGCCTACAGTGCATGATGTCATCtaaatgtcaaataataaaatgatatgacagacagagcagcagctgcagacaaaGCACACAGagaaatttcttaaatttaatttttattaaacatcgaAACATTTCAGGACATTTGGTCCTGaactaaaaactgaaatgaaaactgaggcttgacatgttaaaaatgaaaagttcgGCAGGTTTTTCCTTCTCCTGTCGATGGATTTAGACTGAATAAAATGTGTAGAGACACGTAGCTCCGTACGACGTGCAACAGAACGAACCAACCCTGAGACCCAAACACTGATTCATGAACAAGTTCAGACTGACCAGGAACTGCAGCTCAAACAGTCTGAGGCTGACAAAcgtcataaataaaatccagtttctcatcatttcaatattttcacaaactcaaCCTGAAACTGGAAAGTTTCAGGAAAATTAACCATAATgagaaaaagcaacagaaatttaaaggaaaaggacacaaaaagacaaaaagcaggaGTTGGATGAGGATATTTGCtgggttgccatggtgacatCACGCAGGCTTGGTGGTGCTGTTGTAGACGAGCGTGTCCTGCTCCGACAGCGCCACATGGGCGGGAACCGCCAACCGGCTGGGGGGCTTCCTGCGCCTCCGCAGGTAGCAGTACCCCACGATGGCCAGCAGGGCCAAGATGACCACCGCCAGAATCACAGCCAGAGTGACAGAACCTGGAGGACAAGACAGCgaggtcacttcctgtcagaacGCAGGAAGGTGCCAGAGCAAACGCTACGTCATTATTTAACAAACAATCTCACCCGGGAGCTTTacgaccaatcagaggagggaacagaaacagctgataaaatctaaaaatgctACCTCTGCAAACTgggaggctaatgctaatgctaatgctagcatcgGATGAACAGACGACTCTGTGGAGCTAACTCCACTGGTGAAGGCGACCACTGAAGCATCCGGTTAAAACACGAGACATGAGTGAAGCCTGACTGATGATGCCTCCGCGAGGAAGCACCAAATCTTTCACACAACACAAATCTTACAAATTTTGTGCTGCGAAAGTTTGGAATGGAACATAGAATGGACACGCCCCTCTAAGACACGCCCCCTTTGGGTCTGCAgtggttggatgacggttggatgacggttggatgacggttggatgaCGTCTCCTCTGCTCAGAGCAGCTTCTTCCTCATCCTGTCTCCATGAaccaatcagattttatttggggGTATCAGAGTCCTATAAATGGAGGCGCTTTGTAAAAACGTCTCAGCTCTCCATGTTTATCAGATAAAAGGCCATAAATATCCAAACTCCATGAAGTCGGACCCGAACCCGTCGGGGTCGGTCGGTTTATGACGGAGGATAAAACGTACCTGAATCTGCAGCTTTTTCCTCATCATCAGAACCGTAACGATCAAACATCCCCCTGGAAAACATGTTGctctctgcagaaacacaaacagagattCAGGTTTCCTTCAGGACCTGAGAGGAAGTTAAACACGTTTCATTAAAACGTTCCAGCTGAGGCCAGAGGCTGAAAACCTGACACCATGTCAGTGTTTGGCTTCAGtctatcaataattattgatttttgctttaaatatttgacatatCAGAtagatattgatcatgtgtctacTGTGATGTACATAGTTATTGACTGATCTTCAGCTGCTCTCCTGGTCAACATTAGCTGGAAAACGTTAGCATCTGCAGTTCCTCCACAAGTTTCCTAGAAAATCCCTccagagcaggggtgggcaattaatttcttcagggggccgcatgaaaaatctgaaatatgttggagggccgatccagcaatgactcaaatttaatcttgactcattattcattttctcatacctcttgttgtaataaaatatttaaatcatattcttttgttaagaagaatattcagtaaatattaataaaaattaatttgtggtttggctgaagtgagaattaatactatcaaattaatagtttaaaaaaaatcacatgtgaatttatttttaactttttaatctctccacaattgaaatggtgtgtgttatattaatcaactgatcaactgcatatatgagcaataaatggttttaagtgttggaaaaagcctgacgaacctgcagagctgcaacttgaaggactaacacaaaagtaccttcaatcagatgcaaatgaatgggaaaacaagtaccacaaagtactttaaatgcagcagaaacttaaagaggtacacacacaaaactaatatcactttaggtaacattaaaataactcattacaaaatgtaattacaaaatgaaactgtaatgacttgaaaacttgtaagaaccaaaactgaaatactacaaggaatagacagcttcaagtatctttgtcctggattctctttaataaaccaacttttttcctgtgagatttggacacccatctgttgtcacgcccaccagtttgtcccagttcagacccaagctttccagacacgcatttacctctactaagagctcactccctgttgttgtccctttcattgaccgcatgcctgccagctcctccgtgatgctaaattctgcattgatccagcgaagatgagcagctgggcagtgtcccgtatgtcacagctctcatccaaagccagggaaaaataccggttctcaaaatcattcacgctgtctttcagttgcagcaccaggttcgtcgcgatgtcctcaaaccttctcgttacgtttgcggcgggagagggagatgttctcaaaagcgtctttattctcaggacatattagcactgcttaatatactctccgtcagagaaaggtttgctcttcctagcaatcttgtgggatatgacaaaacttgccttgactgcagctcctctagatgccaggcgttttgtaaaaagtgtttgttgagcttgcaacttggctacgagtacagacgactcagtgacgtgctctttctctgaaaagttcttgtatctctttcTCGTGTTTGGTCACAtagtgacggtggatattatattcctttaacacagcctcctgcgcaccacaaactaaacacacggccttgcctttgacttcaataaagaaatatttcgctgtccatgccttgttaaaaatgcagaattcggaatcaacttttctttttttaccgtgagatgacattttgtggggatcgtgtattcggctgctagcatcacctgttgctgtgcgttTCGTGCGTTCATAAACggtgcgtcaagccctttcaaaataaaagacagctgtgtcgcatgcacacgaaaatacggtgttttgttttgactggggggacgcgggccggacagggatgcccaacgggccatatctggcccgcgggccttaaaatgcccaggtctgcTCCAGAGCCACAGGGTTCTTGTTTaaccctggttctggttctgttgggtttcTAACCGTCTATCTGAGCTGACAGTCAAAGGTTTCTTGTTGACAGAAAGACAACATCAGTTTGAACTGCTTCCGTCCAGCAGCTCCTCAGAGCAGACAGACGTTCTGTGGAGGTTCTGATCCTTCGTCTCGGATCGTACGAGTTGATCAACTCTTTACCTGTCACTCCGTCGCAGGTCTCGCTGCAATCATCCTTGTCCTCAAAGTTGTTCCCGTTTCCGTCGCAGCCACCGTAGATGAAGCGTACGCACTTCTTGTCTTTAGGGTTGTAGTACCAGCGGGTGAAGTGCGCCCGACATGGGCCGGTGCGAGGAGGTTCCACACATTGAACTGCGGAGAACCAAACGGACCTGGGTCAGAGTCCAACCCATTTCCTGCTGGAGGACTGATCACCATGGCAACCGGAGGAGAAACTCACCCTGGACGTCGCTGACGTCGACGCTCAGCAGGCGGTTGAAGGTCTGGCTCACTAGAGAAGACGAGGAGGatcatttctttgtcttttagctGCCAAGTTTCCAGGCTGCAACTGAGAAGTTGCTACACTGACGCAAAACATCAGTCTGATAATCGCTACAGCTACActgtatttagtggaagctaatgctaaagcaccaacttcaactaaattaaaacagagTTAGCTCTGTTATTGGTGCATTAGCATATGTTCTACATCAGCTACGTTCCCCCAGTCCAAACTGGGAGAGCTGAACTCTACAGGAGTGGTTGGTTCTGACAGACCTCACCGTCTATCCATCCAGAACATCAGATGTGATTTGGAGTCAGATGTCAGGCAGAATCTCTTTAGCCTGTTGATTGTGCAGCTTATCAGAAACGGCCTCATTGAAATCTGATCAGATTCCAGCTAAACTGAAATGTGTCTCAGTTCAAACTCAGGAAGTAACTTCATCTCATCCAGTTTGCCTCACTGGCTCTTCAGATGCTAAACTGCATCctgaacattttttactttgttttgcttcagtttcaAAGACGACACAAAGACAGGAGAGTCAGAACtgatcctgtgtgtgtgtgtgtgtgtgtgtgtgtgtgtgtgtgtgtgtgtgtgattacaTTGGATGCAGAGCTTCTCATCAGAGCCGTCGCTGCACTGGTTCACGCCGTCACACTCCAGGGCCCGGTCCAAACAGCAGCCGTCATCACAGGTCAGCTGATCGGGGCGGCACGGTGAGCCGCACtcctctgcacacacacacacacacacacacacacacacttaggcCAAACCCTCCCACAATAAGCTGATATGAAGGTGTGCAGTGAGACTCACTATTGGAGTTTATAGTGATGCTCCTTTCTGAGGAAACTGAGGACAAAAGAACACAGATTGGTTTGTGGCAATAAcatcaagtgtgtgtgtgtgtgtgtgtgtgtgtgtgtgttacctgtgACTCCTCTGCAGGCCGACATACACTCTTGgttaaacaggaagttgttcTTGTTGGGTAAACAGCCTCCGTAGGTAAATTTCTCACAGCTGCCTGTCGTTGTGTTGTAATACCACCGAGGGAACGCTGCGCGGCACGGGCCGGTCTTGGGCGGAGCCAGGCAGTACACTGAGGGAGAgcatgacatcacttcctgtgagTGGCTTCCAACATGACCCAGTTTACACAGCAGGCTGCTGAGCAGCTTGGCGTAAAGAGAAACCCACAGCAGGGCGTGTTGGAGGAGTGCTGCGCTGTTGACCTCTGGGTAACCATGGAGACGCTAAGTGTTTTACAGCCAGAACCGCGGCTGTCACGGAGCTGGGactgatcagaaccaggatcGATACTCCAACACATCACAAACCGTTTGACAAAACTCAGCTTGTTAAACTAAAACGATACTCGGATCAAAGAGCCGACCTGGCAGAGCAGGTTCTGCTGAGCATGaagctgcgtgtgtgtgtgtgtgtgtgtgtgtgtgtgtgtgtgtgtgttaaataaCCAGTCCAGCCAGTATGAAGAGAGGTGTTGATCATCAGCATGAAAACTGAG
The Gambusia affinis linkage group LG22, SWU_Gaff_1.0, whole genome shotgun sequence DNA segment above includes these coding regions:
- the LOC122825611 gene encoding kunitz-type protease inhibitor 1-like, encoding MFRFCTSSLLLLVLLRGAQRGAAEQCGGDAFVSGSENFVLDAKDAVEDGAALLDTQTVSVDEDCEALCCQDPRCNLALLEPRDGEERTCVLFNCVHKNRFVCQFVNQAGYESYIRRSMYRRYLEAPGELALPIANAGPDIVLQPGENVTLNGSESMPLHHAKISDYKWTQQSGDQNLKLEKTKYDDQVRLSNLQPGSYVLKLTVTDSRGKSGHDTVTIKVLTPELSSLYCLAPPKTGPCRAAFPRWYYNTTTGSCEKFTYGGCLPNKNNFLFNQECMSACRGVTVSSERSITINSNKECGSPCRPDQLTCDDGCCLDRALECDGVNQCSDGSDEKLCIQLSQTFNRLLSVDVSDVQVQCVEPPRTGPCRAHFTRWYYNPKDKKCVRFIYGGCDGNGNNFEDKDDCSETCDGVTESNMFSRGMFDRYGSDDEEKAADSGSVTLAVILAVVILALLAIVGYCYLRRRRKPPSRLAVPAHVALSEQDTLVYNSTTKPA